A genome region from Magnolia sinica isolate HGM2019 chromosome 8, MsV1, whole genome shotgun sequence includes the following:
- the LOC131253787 gene encoding uncharacterized protein LOC131253787, which translates to MAFMRKLKRGYLNNSIALVCVIVSASCLLVLLVSMLRLPEISLERGRIRSPRLLKFGKRLEEEERLGKLAEVVVGMLPDDLAFTIFIPSEEAFERDVKLWANDSLVEQKANDTFAILSRLLAFSTVPQLLPFFEIPLDREISLDSISGFRLYALRTSDGTLVVNNIQSEWVDLRKGKIIVHVMSGVIMDAEFKQSFRPDYDDED; encoded by the coding sequence ATGGCCTTCATGAGGAAGTTGAAAAGGGGCTACTTGAACAATTCAATTGCATTGGTATGCGTCATTGTATCTGCTTCATGCCTGCTGGTTTTACTTGTTTCGATGCTTAGACTACCAGAAATATCATTAGAGAGGGGCAGAATCCGTTCCCCAAGGTTGTTGAAATTTGGGAAGAGACTAGAGGAGGAAGAGAGACTCGGGAAGCTCGCGGAGGTGGTGGTTGGGATGTTACCAGACGATCTTGCTTTCACTATCTTCATCCCGTCGGAGGAAGCTTTCGAACGTGATGTGAAACTATGGGCCAATGACAGCCTGGTGGAACAGAAAGCAAATGATACGTTTGCTATTCTCTCTCGTTTATTGGCATTCTCGACAGTTCCTCAGCTCTTGCCCTTTTTTGAAATACCCTTGGATAGGGAGATCTCTCTGGATTCTATATCTGGATTCAGATTATATGCTTTGAGGACTTCTGATGGCACCCTTGTCGTTAACAACATCCAATCAGAATGGGTTGATCTCAGAAAAGGGAAGATCATCGTACATGTAATGAGCGGGGTGATCATGGATGCTGAATTCAAGCAATCGTTTCGACCTGATTATGATGATGAAGATTAA
- the LOC131252616 gene encoding josephin-like protein, whose product MMEEKYEKKAIYHEKQRLQFCLLHALNNLLQDKDSFTRAYLDAIADKLIVIDPNKESWTPLSVILKPHHNTLTGNYDVNVLIAALEGKGKKVVWHDRRTAASSIDLSQSDETLMGIVLNVPVRKYGGLWKGRHWIALRRIEGVWYDLDSDLAAPKPFQREEEVKAFLDDVIGQGGEVLIVLHGEQ is encoded by the exons ATGATGGAGGAGAAATACGAGAAGAAGGCAATATATCACGAGAAGCAGAGATTACAGTTCTGCCTCTTGCATGCCCTCAACAACCTTCTCCAG GACAAGGACTCATTcactcgagcatacttggatgcCATTGCCGACAAACTCATTGTTATTGACCCAAACAAGGAAAGCTGGACTCCGCTCTCTGTGATCCTCAAGCCCCACCATAACACCCTGACAGGAAACTACGACGTAAATGTACTGATTGCGGCACTGGAGGGGAAAGGGAAAAAGGTGGTTTGGCACGATCGTCGTACTGCAGCTTCATCAATTGACCTCAGCCAATCTGATGAAACGTTAATGGGTATTGTTCTCAATGTCCCAGTCAGAAAATATGGCGGGCTTTGGAAAGGCAGGCATTGGATTGCACTGAGGAGGATTGAAGGGGTCTGGTATGACTTGGACAGTGATCTCGCTGCACCCAAACCATTCCAACGTGAAGAAGAAGTAAAAGCATTCTTGGATGATGTTATCGGTCAAGGTGGGGAGGTGTTGATTGTCCTGCATGGCGAACAGTAG